GAACGAGTGGACGGTATCCCTGTGGTCATTCCGTATCTCACGGACGAGGTGGCGCTGGGCGAACTGGCGAAGCGCCTGGACGGCCTTGTGTTGAGTGGGGGCGAAGATGTCGATCCCGCCCTTTACGGCCAGGACCCTCATTACGGCCTGGGCGAGGTCATCGCGCAGCGCGACGCGCTGGAAATTGCGCTCGTTCAAATGATGCGCGCGCAGCGTAAGCCGATTCTCGGCATTTGCCGTGGCATGCAGGTCATCAATGTCGCGCTCGGTGGCACGTTATATCAGGATTTGCCCCGGCAGTGGAAGGGGAAGATACAGCATTCGCAGAAGGCCCCGCGCAACCACCTGAGCCACCGCGTCAAGATTGATGCGGCGAGCCGTTTGGCCGCGTGCTTCGGCGGCGAGACGTCTATCCGCGTCAACTCCTTCCACCATCAGGCGGTCAAGGACGTCGCAAAGTCGCTGCGCGCTGTCGCATGGGATCCAGACGGCCTGGTGGAGGGCGTCGAGTCGACGGGGGCGGATCCATTCACGCTCGCGGTCCAATGGCACCCAGAAAACCTCTGGCGCGACGACGAGACGGTGCTCGGCCTCTTCCGCGCGCTCGTAGAGGCGGCTGCGCGGTAGGCGGTCGTGGCGGTGACCGGATCGGCCCGGGCGTGCCGCTTGAGACGATGGCAGCCCTCACGAATGTCTTAATAAGACACGCAGGGGCTCCTGGGCCACTTTAAGGCACGAAATTTACCCTATTCGTCGATTTGATGGGGTTTTCCGGCGGCATTTTGGAAAATAGGGTATTTATTTTGTCTTAAGGGCCGCCGGAATAAAGAAAAGACCGAAATAGCGCAGGAAACTTGTCTTATTGCCTGGATTTGCGCCCGTCCGCCGCCGCCCCTCCATCCCGCCGCCCCCATCCCGCCTCAAGCCGCCCCACATCCCCACATCCCCACATCCCCACATCCCCACATCCCCACATCCCCACATCCCCACATCCCCACATCCCCATGCGTCAATCCCGCCCGCCTTTGATGTCAACGAAGCATCCAGCAAGGATATAAAGTGTTGGACTATCCGCGAGTCTCCGTATAATATATCGGTATGCGATGCATCGTGATCCAAGTGATAAGGGGCGACATGAATGGACAAAGAGCTACTCAAGGGGAGCACCCCACTCGTGGTCTTATCTCTGCTGCAGAACAAGCCTATGTATGGCTATGAACTCATGAAGGAAATTGAGGTGGTTAGTGGTGGGGAGCTCGCGTTCAAAGAAGGTACACTGTACCCTATTTTGCACCATTTTGAGATGCTCGGCTATGTGACCGCATCCTGGTCGAGTGGGGCGGGTTCGCGCAAGCGGAAGTATTATGCCATCACGGACGAAGGAAGGGCGCATTTGGTCACCAAGAAGCGGGAGTGGCGGGCGTTTCGCAGTGCCGTCGAGAAATTTGTCGGGGAGGAGTTCGCGTGATGGGGAAAGTGCCACATTTGGAACTCGAGACATATATTCGCGACGTCTGCCAAAAGGTGAGGAATCGCGAGGCCCACCGTTTGATTCGCGAGGACATTACATACCATTTTATAGAAGCCTATGAGGAGGAGCTGGCTGGTGGTTTGTCGGAACAGGAAGCGGTGACGCGTGCCCTGGCTCGATTGGGGCCGCCGGACGAACTCGGGATCGCCTTTCAGCAAATTCACCGCCGACGCGTGGATTGGCTCTCTCTTTGCTGGTTGGGCTTCCTCTGCATCTTCGGTGCTATCGTTACCCTGTATACGCTTCGGGACATGCCAACTGGCCCCCAGAGTGAACTGACATTATGGCGCAGTGTCTTCGTAGACGTGATTGGCGTCGCTCTAGGGATGTTGTTCTTTTTCGTATCGCCTAGGTATCTGAGAAAGTCGATGCCCGCAGTTCTCGCTGTCGTGTTTGTGCCCATGCTGGCGACCGTTGCATTTGGTTGGAGTGACGTTCGCGTGAACGGTCCCAAGGCGTTGTGGGGGTTTGATGTATTTGGGGTCGCGCCCTATGCGTTGGCACCGAGTCTCGCTATTCTACTCGCCGATAGGCGGTGGCACGTCGGGTGGCGTGCATGGGTAATCGCCCTGGTGATAGGGGGAACACAACTGCTGTTCGGATTGGGCCGCGCGAATCTATCGCTCCTGATTCTCGACTGCGCGTGGCTTATCGTGTTATTGCGACAAGGTCGGTTGCTCTGGCGTGTCGCGGTCATAGGCGCAGTATCTGCAGCATTTGTCGGCTATCGGATGATGGTCGTTGGTGACCTGTACCGTTTTCTGTTAGAGCGCCTCGTCGTGCCCTTTCATGCTGCGGATCACCGCATGGACATTGGATACCAGAACTACCAGACGCAGTGGCTCGTGCGCCACGCCGGATGGTTCGGACACGGAGTGGGCGTTCACCCATATATTTTATTGAGCGATCACGGCGCTTTCGCCTTTGCCGAGCTTATGAACTTGTTTGGCTGGAGCGCAGGACTGGCCTTGGGTCTCGGAACACTGTGGTTTATCAGTCGTCTCTTTACGCGAGGCAGAAGGTTGCGCCATCCGGTGGCACGTCAGGTGTTTATCGCGCTGATGGTGTTGCTGGTCATTCAACTGGGGTACCCGATGCTGATGGGCCTTGGTATCTTCCCGATTTTTAGTATTCAAATGCCGTTGGTCAGTGGGAGCCCTCTCGCGACAATTCCGGCACTCTGTGCATTCGGGTTGCTGTTCAACTTGCTGAAACGCACCGAGTTTCACAGTGCTGTGCGCCCATGTACAGAGACATACGACGTTGAGTGAAGTGGGGTTCGGTGCGCGACCGTCGTAGGACAGTTGGGCGCCGACCCCTTCAGGTTTGACATCCATCATGGGCTCAGCCACTCGTTTGACGAAATTCGCGTTTGCAATATAATCGAAACCGGAAGTGGATAGATGAAAGCGCTTCCTGTTAGCGTTGTCCACTTGCTTGCGGGAAGGGGGTGTCGACGTGAATCAGGTCGGTGAGAAGAGGAGAAGCCGCTGGTGGTATCTGCTTTTGTTGCTGCCACTCGTTGGGACGCTGATTCCTCCAATTTATTCGTCAGAGACGCCTGAACTCTGGGGGATTCCCTTTTTCTATTGGTACCAAATGTTGTGGGTCATCATTAGTTCGGTGATTACCCTGATTGTGTATGCCATCACGAAGAACGAATAGCCCGCATATAGGGGAAAGGGGGAACATCTGTCATGCAGTGGACTGCGCTTTCCGTCTTTATTGCGTTTTTTGTCTTGGTCACCGTCGTTGGGTTTCTTGCCGCCCGTTGGCGCAGGGGCAGCCTCGATTCCATCGAGGAGTGGGGACTCGCGGGACGGCGGTTTGGGACGCTTGTCACCTGGTTTTTGGTGGGCGGGGACTTTTATACCGCCTATACGTTTATTGCGGTGCCGGCGTTGATGTACGGAGCGGGCGCACTGGCTTTTTACGCGGTTCCATATACAATTGTGGTCTATCCTATCTTTTTTCTTATCCTTCCAAGACTGTGGTCTGTTTGTAAGAAACACGGCTACGTCACAGCCGCCGATTACGTGGCGGGCCGCTTTGGCGATAGGTGGCTGGCCTTGGCCGTTGCCGTCACAGGCATTGTTGCGGTCATGCCCTACATCGCGTTGCAGTTGGCCGGCATGCAAGCCGTGATCAGCGCCATGGGCCTGCAAGGCGAATGGCCGCTCATCGTCGCGTTTGTCGTGTTGGCTTTGTATACGTTGACCAGTGGGCTGCGTGCGCCCGCGCTCATCGCGATTGTGAAGGATTTGATGATTTACATTACGGTCATTGTGGCAGTGGTGGTCATTCCTATTAAGCTGGGCGGTTTCCATCGCATGTTTGCAGTGGCGCAAACTGCACTGGCGACGCACAATCCGCCAGGTGCGTTAATTCTCCCGAATCAGAGTGCTACGCTGTACGCGACGTTGGCATTGGGATCCGCTCTCGCAGCGTATGTATACCCACATACGCTAACGGGTATTTTCAGCGCGGACAGCCGGAGAACCATCAAGAAGAACATGGCGCTGCTGCCGGCGTATACATTTGGCCTCGGCCTCATCACACTGCTCGGGTTGATGGCGCTTGCTGTAGGCATTCACACGAGCAACACCAACCAGGCCGTTCCGCTTCTGTTCCTCAAGGAGTTTCCAGGGTGGTTTGCGGGCTTTGCGTTCGCCGCGATCGCCATTGGAGCACTGGTCCCTGCCGCCATCATGTCGATCGCCGCATCGAACCTGTTTACGCGCAATATCTACCGGGCCTTTTTTCACAAACAGTCCTCGGAAAAACACGAGGCGAATGTGGCCAAGGTGGTATCCTTGCTGGTCAAGGTTGGCGCGTTGGTGTTTATTCTCGGATTCCCGCAGCAGTATGCCATCTCTTTGCAGCAAGTGGGGGGCATTCTCATCCTTCAAACGGTGCCCGCGCTCGTGTTCACGCTGTATACGGGATGGTTTCATCGCCGAGCGCTGCTTATTGGCTGGCTGGTTGGAATCTTGTACGGCATTTATATGTGGGGATCGACCGGTTATAAATCGACGACCTACGCCATTCATTGGTTTGGGGCCTCTGTGTCCGCATACGCCGGAATTTGGGCATTGATTTTAAACATCGTCGTCACGGTCGTATTGACGTTGGTATTCCGGGCGGCAAAGGTTTATAACGGGGTAGATCAGACTATCGCATCGGATTATGGTCCAAACGCGTGAGGACGAGGAATTTGGCGTCCGCTCAGTGGGGCGGGCGCCATATCATTTTTTGCGGGACATTCTGATGTTAATTGAGATATTTAGGCGTTTGGATTAGCGAGATCATCACCTGTTTGGCAGGTGACACCGGACCTTCGACCTGGTAACACATGCCGTTACTTACAAACCGATATTCACTGTAAGTGTTGTGAACGGATAATAACATGGTGACTGAAGTTCCATTTATGTCAATCGTCTTTACGTCTCGTGAGGGACCCAGAGGATCTGTCGCCCACGGAGAGATACTAGGGCGCGGGAACTCTTGCAGCGTAATGTCTTCCTCTTCATTCCCATTTGAGAGCGTGAACCATACTTGTTGCGGGATATACCCGGTTGTTTGTAACAATTTCATCTTCATACTGTACCCTTTTGGTACTTCAGGAACTGTGACATGAAACTTCGCGAGTTTTTTTACATTCCCTTCCCCGTTCGTAAATCTTACGGTTGGATCCCACTGTTCCCTGGTTATTTTGGTCGAAGGTGAATCAGGTTTTTTAGAAGGCTGGCGAACAGTGTTGGATGTAGCAGTGGTTACAGGACTAGGTGACAGTTTTGCGTTTTCATTGTGTACGCGATAACCCACACATCCAGCAACGACGGCTATTCCCGCACTCGACTCAGGAATTGCAACTTCTGGTATTTCGGATGGAGCTACAATTTTTCTCTGTGTCCGCTTCTTCCGAAAGACATCAAATATAAAATTTCTTGCAATAGACATTAACCACGTTCTTGGACTTGAAGTTTCTCGATAACTATCCCAGGAACGGAAGGCTCTTAAGAACACTTCTTGAACCACGTCGTATGCGTCATTTGAATCTCCGAGCGTGAGCTTTGCGTATCGATAGATATCGTCTGAATACAGTTCATAGAATGATCGAATGGACTCTTGCGCGGTCAGTGGATTGTGCACGTTGATGAATCACCTCACTCTGTACACTTCGTCTGTACACTTCATTAGACGTATGAGGCGCAAATTTGTAGCAGTTGCACTCAAATTCGAATTTCGGAGATTGGTTGATTCAACAACGTAATGCCGAAAACGTTCGCTTTCAAGCAGACACAGGGAAGCGCATCATCACGTTTGCTCCGCCTGTATCGAGGTTTTGAGCAGTGATGACGCCACCGCAACGTTCGACAATGGCTCTCGAGATCGCCAGTCCCAGGCCGGTTTCGCCATCTTTCCCTCTGACGAAACGATGAAACACATGTGGTAGCAATGTCTCTGGAATGCCGTCTCCATCATCCGTGATGGAGATTTCAATATCGTTGCGGATTAAGCTGACCTTGATCTGGATTTGCCTTTTGGCATATTTGACGGAATTCCCTACGACATTGATGAGCGCCTGTAACAATTTGTCCCTGTCCGCATGAATCACCAATTGCTGGTCTGCATCCTCGGTGAACGTGGTACGCACAGACAGGCCTCGTTTTGTCAGCAATGGATAGATTCGTTCAATTGTCTCGGAGACGATATCCTTTACATTCACTGACGACCATTGAAAAATTCCATCTTCGCTGTCCAGCTTAGCCAGGAGCGTCATCTCGGCAACGATTTTCCCCAATCGATTGCTTTCCTGAATGATGACATCCAATCCCTTTTTCACTTTGTCACCTTGGAAGACTTCGTCTCGAATGCCTTCCGCATAGCCGGAGATGGACATGAGTGGTGTTTTTAGCTCATGCGAGGCATTTTGCGTAAATTCACGTTGGGCCCGATGATAGGCGTCTAATTTCTTCGCCATTTCAAATATGGTTTGAGCCACTTCGCCGATCTCTCCGCCTGCGTGAATCAATTGCACTTGCGAGAACTTTTGGTTTTCTACCTTCCGCAATTCGTTTCGCAGTTGCGTCAATGGCCGAACCAGTTTTCTTGTCACAATTAAGCTAAGCAAAAAAGCTACAGCACCACCGACGCACAGAACGATGACGAGCGGTATCAACAGGGAGTGCTCTATGGAGTAGATGATGTGGAGTGGCATTTTCAGCGTGATCGTGCCATTTGTAATGTTGCGAGTGGTCACTAATGACGCATTTGGTGCGGTCGAAAAGATGGGAGTGGCTTGGCCGTCTCGGGCATTTGGCGTTGTCCGTGTTGTTGTGTTGGAATTCGTCGCGCCGCCGTTTACGACGGAAGCAACGGTGGTCGATGGCACGGCCACGACGGTGGTACTCGCGGGCAGTGCACTGTTTGCTACGGTTAACGTCGGGGTTTGAGTCAACGTGATGCCTAGTTGCCCCATATTTTTCGCTTGGGCAGACACCAGATTGTCTCTGAGCACATAGTGAAACGTGA
Above is a genomic segment from Alicyclobacillus acidoterrestris containing:
- a CDS encoding DUF3311 domain-containing protein, translated to MNQVGEKRRSRWWYLLLLLPLVGTLIPPIYSSETPELWGIPFFYWYQMLWVIISSVITLIVYAITKNE
- the mctP gene encoding monocarboxylate uptake permease MctP, with amino-acid sequence MQWTALSVFIAFFVLVTVVGFLAARWRRGSLDSIEEWGLAGRRFGTLVTWFLVGGDFYTAYTFIAVPALMYGAGALAFYAVPYTIVVYPIFFLILPRLWSVCKKHGYVTAADYVAGRFGDRWLALAVAVTGIVAVMPYIALQLAGMQAVISAMGLQGEWPLIVAFVVLALYTLTSGLRAPALIAIVKDLMIYITVIVAVVVIPIKLGGFHRMFAVAQTALATHNPPGALILPNQSATLYATLALGSALAAYVYPHTLTGIFSADSRRTIKKNMALLPAYTFGLGLITLLGLMALAVGIHTSNTNQAVPLLFLKEFPGWFAGFAFAAIAIGALVPAAIMSIAASNLFTRNIYRAFFHKQSSEKHEANVAKVVSLLVKVGALVFILGFPQQYAISLQQVGGILILQTVPALVFTLYTGWFHRRALLIGWLVGILYGIYMWGSTGYKSTTYAIHWFGASVSAYAGIWALILNIVVTVVLTLVFRAAKVYNGVDQTIASDYGPNA
- a CDS encoding RNA polymerase sigma factor — its product is MHNPLTAQESIRSFYELYSDDIYRYAKLTLGDSNDAYDVVQEVFLRAFRSWDSYRETSSPRTWLMSIARNFIFDVFRKKRTQRKIVAPSEIPEVAIPESSAGIAVVAGCVGYRVHNENAKLSPSPVTTATSNTVRQPSKKPDSPSTKITREQWDPTVRFTNGEGNVKKLAKFHVTVPEVPKGYSMKMKLLQTTGYIPQQVWFTLSNGNEEEDITLQEFPRPSISPWATDPLGPSRDVKTIDINGTSVTMLLSVHNTYSEYRFVSNGMCYQVEGPVSPAKQVMISLIQTPKYLN
- a CDS encoding gamma-glutamyl-gamma-aminobutyrate hydrolase family protein, producing the protein MTKPLIGLTGTRQTRQSTLPGLPLQGVFLSDDYALGIERVDGIPVVIPYLTDEVALGELAKRLDGLVLSGGEDVDPALYGQDPHYGLGEVIAQRDALEIALVQMMRAQRKPILGICRGMQVINVALGGTLYQDLPRQWKGKIQHSQKAPRNHLSHRVKIDAASRLAACFGGETSIRVNSFHHQAVKDVAKSLRAVAWDPDGLVEGVESTGADPFTLAVQWHPENLWRDDETVLGLFRALVEAAAR
- a CDS encoding PadR family transcriptional regulator — its product is MDKELLKGSTPLVVLSLLQNKPMYGYELMKEIEVVSGGELAFKEGTLYPILHHFEMLGYVTASWSSGAGSRKRKYYAITDEGRAHLVTKKREWRAFRSAVEKFVGEEFA
- a CDS encoding sensor histidine kinase; this translates as MRLFNQINLAFGTLLVVVLTIMGITFHYVLRDNLVSAQAKNMGQLGITLTQTPTLTVANSALPASTTVVAVPSTTVASVVNGGATNSNTTTRTTPNARDGQATPIFSTAPNASLVTTRNITNGTITLKMPLHIIYSIEHSLLIPLVIVLCVGGAVAFLLSLIVTRKLVRPLTQLRNELRKVENQKFSQVQLIHAGGEIGEVAQTIFEMAKKLDAYHRAQREFTQNASHELKTPLMSISGYAEGIRDEVFQGDKVKKGLDVIIQESNRLGKIVAEMTLLAKLDSEDGIFQWSSVNVKDIVSETIERIYPLLTKRGLSVRTTFTEDADQQLVIHADRDKLLQALINVVGNSVKYAKRQIQIKVSLIRNDIEISITDDGDGIPETLLPHVFHRFVRGKDGETGLGLAISRAIVERCGGVITAQNLDTGGANVMMRFPVSA
- a CDS encoding permease prefix domain 1-containing protein — translated: MGKVPHLELETYIRDVCQKVRNREAHRLIREDITYHFIEAYEEELAGGLSEQEAVTRALARLGPPDELGIAFQQIHRRRVDWLSLCWLGFLCIFGAIVTLYTLRDMPTGPQSELTLWRSVFVDVIGVALGMLFFFVSPRYLRKSMPAVLAVVFVPMLATVAFGWSDVRVNGPKALWGFDVFGVAPYALAPSLAILLADRRWHVGWRAWVIALVIGGTQLLFGLGRANLSLLILDCAWLIVLLRQGRLLWRVAVIGAVSAAFVGYRMMVVGDLYRFLLERLVVPFHAADHRMDIGYQNYQTQWLVRHAGWFGHGVGVHPYILLSDHGAFAFAELMNLFGWSAGLALGLGTLWFISRLFTRGRRLRHPVARQVFIALMVLLVIQLGYPMLMGLGIFPIFSIQMPLVSGSPLATIPALCAFGLLFNLLKRTEFHSAVRPCTETYDVE